The Arvicanthis niloticus isolate mArvNil1 chromosome 8, mArvNil1.pat.X, whole genome shotgun sequence genome segment AGAGGATATAGATAGGCACTTGAAACAACATATTGATACTTTTTAtgatcctattcaaattattggagagGAGGTcgagagtttaagagtaagaagctaTCTCAAGTGTCATACTAAACACCAATGGGTttgtgttatttctaaaatttacaatgatagtcactATAATTGGGGAAAAGTTCAAAGAAAATTGTAACACCCCTGGatttttaactttgtatagtgagatcatgaatttaaagaattctgCTCTGCTGAGATTTGCTacagatactgcagataaaattattcatggcctggGGTCAGTATTTCCATCTTAGTCAAGCCTCAAGAATGGCAAgtgtagcttgatcatgctagccatttttATTATGGGAATACTTCTATTCCTGCCCCTTGTGTGGaatcttgtctttaacaacatcaacatgttggtagccaaaatacatggcttgaaactaaaaatggacccccagacagagttattgatttaacaggctggcaagccaaggactggcaGCATTATGCACTATCTCCTTGATCCAATAGAGCTGATGAATAGCAACAATCTATTTCCTTGGTTTTATTAAGTTTTCTACCTCCATACACTATGATCTAAAATAAGATTATGTGATTGTCAAAATTAGAAATGTTACATGTATATTTCCAAAGCCTTGATCCATATGCTATTAAAGGGAAACAAGAGACTTTCCTcaatttttacattaaatttggtatttctaaattttattttatgaaaaaaaattccattacATCTCTGAATGTACTTAAAGGAAATACAGCATTACAAGTCTGGTAAAACAAAGACCATACTGGCAGGACTTTGCAGCGTGTGCATTCAACACTCATTCTTAAAGACGACTCGGCACCTCAAGACTTTCATATAAGCGTCAATCTTATGGATGTCTCTTTTTATGCAGCGGCACAGGTTATAAATGGCAAAAAGATGAGTGTCTTCATTAGATGACTGCAAGTCTTCAAGTCCAGACCATGCGGGGTAgtcaaatttttcattttcttcaatgttGGCCTGAGTCTAAATATTAAGTAGAAAGGTATTATTGATTAttgacactctctctctctctctctctctctctctctctctctctctctctctctctctctctcgtagtATTAAGTACACATGGTTTGGATGTCAGCATTCAATTTTGGGTAAATTTCCACCTTGGCTTTtaccttgatttttgagacagatacCCTTCCTCTTACCTGGATCTAACCTCCAGTCAGCATAAATCTGATTCCCTAGTCTGAGGTTACAAAGGGAAAACACCACATCACTCTTTGACACAATTCTAGAACTGGCAAGTCTATGCAAGAAAGGGATGAGACATGTGATATCTCCCAGTACATATTCCTGAtagatttttaatgaattttagaagaaaataggGGACTTTAAGTTTTTAGTGAGGAACCATGGAatttaatataaagaaattaaacaccaaaACATAATTTAGAGATAGCCATATATAATTTCTGAGATGCCACTGATCTCATATAGGGTATATCTTTACACAAGTAGACAGATGGTGAACCAGCAAGGTGCTATTATAGATACTATATAATATCTGTCTGATTGTCtgtttattatacatatacacatatacatacatatacatggagagagcaaatatatatatatttacttataaatatatatttgcatagCCTTCTTACAGCCTTTTGTAAAATTCTATATTTaattcaatatatacatatatattgaaacacacacacacagaagtgtcATTCATGCTATATTAGTTCTGGTAGTGTGTCCTGATGCTCTTCTTCTTTTCAGATATATCTATTCTATATTTTGTGTACTTTATTGAATCTTTCTACttgaaaagtatattttaattaatgtgtTAAGGTGCAAGCAATACAGGAAATAATTGTCATAAGAACTTCTGAATTGGGCAAGAGTGCCTACCCCATCAGGAAAGCTATGGTTCAAATTATTCTGAGGCACAGCAATTTTCTATAGAGATCAATGTTCTGTGGATTTCTTACTAAGTATCCTTGGATTTgggcattttaaaattctttttgcaTTATACAATTTATCAATTACATACACAGCATCAACAAAGACATTTGTAGAAACAGCTTACCCTATTGTATATTGCCTGAAGTCCCTCCAGAATTAGAAGATTTTTGTCCCTTAAATCAACAGCTTTTTTCCCCATACTAACAGATgcccctggaagagcagttactGCAGACACCAGGTGTTTCAGAGGTTCTTCCCAGGAAATTGAAACATTGATTATTGCTTTCAGAAGTTCTTCAGTCTAAGAAAACATCAATGGACATCATATTAAAGTAAGTGACATAGAGCTGGGTAGTTAGACACCAGTATTTTTTTAATGGAGGTAAACaacagtatatttttattaataataataaaattatatgtatgttaatgtttttatactataaaaatatttttatatcatataaATGTTGTGTAAACATATATGCTTTGTGTCCAAATTAAACCTCTTCTCTTTGATTGCTTACTCATCTATGAGAAAACAAGGTCTATATGGCTTACTAGGTGTCCAGAAACATGACTCTCATAACCTAGATGACAACACTGTCAGAAGCTAATGGCTCAAATAATTTCTACACTAGTCAGGCAAATTAGTTTCTTGAGACTTTTATATATAGAATATTGAACCCTGTTCActgaagaaaaatgttttcaaaatgttacttttcattttcataacCACTCTTAATCGTTATTGTCCTATTCTCCTAGCATTCTCCTGGCCATGTtgtcatgaaaaaaaattatggtaAATTCTTACCTgacatcaaagggaaaaaaacttcTCCATACTCTTTGGAATCTCCCTTTATAGTCTTGTCAAAACAGTCAGAAAGTATTTGTTATTACTAAATCTTTCTGTGCCAACAGAATGTTGTATATATTACCTAGAAAATTACTTCTGTACAAAGGTTTTCCTCCAgtctatttcttttaatttccttacATAGTAAATTTACTTATGAGAGTATGATGTATATGTTACTTGTGTTAGTTACTAATACAAGTGTGACTAGAGaataaattatgtgtatgagATAAATCTATATATTAGTTTTATATAACTCAAACTCTGATGCTTATGACAGGTAGCCAAAGGGAAGAGATTATAACATATATTAGATTTTCTTCAGAGTTATGAAGACCTCATTAAAATGGATGTCATCCTGAGGAGCATGAGACAGTCTATAGAGGAGTCTCTTATGAAGCTGACTTTCAGTTAAAATACATGAGAAGACAGACAAGTCAGGAAAGACTGTTCAAATAATGAAGGAGCAAAAGTAGGTCCTGGAGAGTTTAGAAATTTAGGAAGAAAGGACACAAGTGCTGTCAGCACAAAATCCTTTAGTGTCATACCACAAATATAACTGGATTTGTATTTACTCTATATGTATATTCAAGAATGAGTGTCCAGTTGAGAGAAGAACTTTCCAAGGGACAAACAGAAAGTTTTGATGAAATTGGCTTCTATATGGACAGTTAGAACTAGGAAAAGTGAATTGGCAGTCATCTGCCTTAGTGCTAAAGTTATCAACTATATGATGCCATTATTCTCTTACATTTTCATCTTTATCCATTAATTCTGAGATTACCACACCTCTGATGGGCTTAGTAACCATATATAGCAAAGCTACCCCATGTGGAACAGTATTTgtttggcaaaacaaaacaaatagagaaGAAACCTACTTTAGTTTCATGGACTTCCTCTCGATTCTCTGGCGTATGGATGGAAGCAGTATGACACAGGGGAAGTATCCTGTCTTTTAACCAACTTCTCTTGGCAAAATTCAAATCCTGGAAGAAATTTAAAGTTTTGAGTAATTTGAGGTTTCATAATTGAATGGGAACATACATGACCACAAGACCATTACATTTGATAAGcaacacatttttataatatttaagaaCTATACAATATTTGAAACAATGGATTGATGAAATTTATAATCTGCCTAACTTTCCTTTCTGATATATATGCAAACTAATTTTCTGTcacccccctctcctcccctctttactattttttattgtctttgctaatgttattatttataaagaaagaacCAAAATGCCCCCAAATACCtgattaatacatttttaagtaTCAGATATCCTAGGATTCAGGTAAGTGTCATAGATTGTTATCATTTATGCAGTTTTATAAATAGCTTATTTTTATTGGTACAAAGTGATATGCTTTTCAAAGTATGGATTGTAACTTTACAAATTTGCTCTCAAATATCACCAAGGGTCTCCTTCACACAAAGCTTTTGATAAATGTTCAATTCATTACTGTTGATATAGTCAACAATTAACTATTAAATTCTAggcatattttaagaaaatattcagCAGTGAGTAAAGTatgaattctaaaaatatttaatatttttaaattactgataTGAAGAATATACTTGTATCATATACCttaaataaatacctttatttattaggaaaatacaaaattacTTAATTCTATGTATCAAACAagttacaaaaattaaaagattattaGAAATGTACTGCTGAATGATTAGAACAGAAgaataagaaattaaagaaaaaacaagtgaAGGAAACTAACAATGGGAATGTATATTTCCTAGAAATGTAggaatatataatctatatactCAATTTTTAACAGAAATTTTCTCTGTTATTTCCTCACTGTCAGACCCTGAACTGAT includes the following:
- the LOC117713936 gene encoding prolactin-3D4 isoform X2, whose product is MQLTLTLSGSGMQLLLLVSNLLLWENVASKPTSFVSTEDLYHRVVEQSHNTFILAADVYREFDLNFAKRSWLKDRILPLCHTASIHTPENREEVHETKTEELLKAIINVSISWEEPLKHLVSAVTALPGASVSMGKKAVDLRDKNLLILEGLQAIYNRTQANIEENEKFDYPAWSGLEDLQSSNEDTHLFAIYNLCRCIKRDIHKIDAYMKVLRCRVVFKNEC
- the LOC117713936 gene encoding prolactin-3D4 isoform X1 — its product is MQLTLTLSGSVGMQLLLLVSNLLLWENVASKPTSFVSTEDLYHRVVEQSHNTFILAADVYREFDLNFAKRSWLKDRILPLCHTASIHTPENREEVHETKTEELLKAIINVSISWEEPLKHLVSAVTALPGASVSMGKKAVDLRDKNLLILEGLQAIYNRTQANIEENEKFDYPAWSGLEDLQSSNEDTHLFAIYNLCRCIKRDIHKIDAYMKVLRCRVVFKNEC